The following coding sequences are from one Musa acuminata AAA Group cultivar baxijiao chromosome BXJ2-4, Cavendish_Baxijiao_AAA, whole genome shotgun sequence window:
- the LOC103974884 gene encoding LOW QUALITY PROTEIN: LRR receptor-like serine/threonine-protein kinase RGI1 (The sequence of the model RefSeq protein was modified relative to this genomic sequence to represent the inferred CDS: substituted 2 bases at 2 genomic stop codons) produces the protein MAETSSTLIAFFFLLSLAVITATLPSTLIEELNKPPPPEFTALVSNCARDPSLRXCNAVTTDLAGIYKSTVVARHLCAESSNPDCNFSFAKIDLWSRPRVAPLYLSFAFLWSYCPSSIRTIDLANNSLHVAFPSDVLRCSQIQSLDLSHNLLVGDVPLAGLASLANLSFLNLSYNRFSGCNREGVELFRRFDSSSFIHSGLLPGDHRHSSEITATILLLVGVLVSVLSVVGLIGQLLLRXRRDKFTTAMLRKATNGFSETLVRKADGEDVYIVRLRDGAEIEVHVQRGNAFRRTFGEDCRILAQLRHKNVAKVIGWCDRRDMQAVVTEGVHVRSVEEWLVVAPPWKQRLKVMMGVMDGICYLDEHWPRVGYDLRTRSALLREDIEPSICKFKVRNPDSESTNVYWLGMFVLEVVANKRPREALEASETGFIDWVRLKCPAQIKKVVDEKMKKLTAASFEQIKQVTAIALECTDVSAEGSPTMKHASRMLRRACVPSSAQAVHGHHHHHHHHHQQA, from the exons ATGGCAGAGACTTCATCAACGCTGAtagccttcttcttcctcctctccctcgctGTCATCACCGCAACTCTACCTTCCACTCTGATCGAAGAACTGAACAAGCCCCCGCCGCCGGAATTCACTGCACTCGTCTCCAACTGCGCCCGAGACCCGTCTCTCCGCTAATGCAACGCTGTGACCACTGACCTCGCCGGCATCTACAAGTCCACCGTCGTCGCTCGCCATCTCTGCGCTGAGTCCAGCAATCCGGACTGCAACTTCTCCTTCGCCAAGATCGACCTCTGGTCGCGCCCCCGCGTCGCACCTCTGTACCTCTCCTTCGCCTTCCTCTGGTCCTACTGCCCCTCCTCGATACGGACCatcgacctcgccaacaactccCTCCATGTCGCGTTCCCGTCGGATGTGCTCCGTTGCTCCCAGATCCAGTCCCTCGATCTGAGCCACAACCTGCTTGTTGGGGACGTTCCTTTGGCGGGCCTCGCGAGCCTTGCGAACCTCTCCTTCTTGAACCTGTCTTACAATCGATTCTCCGGGTGCAACAGAGAAGGAGTCGAACTCTTCAGGAGGTTCGACTCGTCAAGCTTCATTCATTCGGGACTCCTGCCGGGGGATCACCGCCATAGTTCCGAGATCACGGCGACCATCTTGTTGCTGGTAGGAGTCTTGGTCTCAGTCCTATCGGTGGTTGGCTTAATCGGCCAGCTGCTACTGCGTTAGAGGAGAGACAAGTTCACGACGGCAATGCTACGGAAAGCAACCAATGGGTTCTCGGAGACTCTGGTGAGGAAGGCGGACGGGGAAGACGTGTACATAGTAAGACTAAGAGATGGAGCAGAAATCGAGGTTCATGTGCAGAGAGGAAATGCTTTTCGTCGAACGTTCGGCGAAGATTGCAGGATTCTTGCGCAACTGAGGCACAAGAACGTAGCCAAGGTGATCGGGTGGTGCGATCGGAGGGATATGCAAGCTGTAGTGACGGAAGGCGTCCATGTCCGCAGCGTGGAGGAGTGGTTGGTGGTGGCTCCGCCATGGAAGCAAAGGCTGAAGGTGATGATGGGGGTCATGGACGGCATCTGCTACCTCGACGAACACTGGCCTCGCGTTGGGTACGACCTGAGGACCAGAAGCGCATTGCTGAGGGAAGACATCGAGCCTTCGATCTGCAAGTTCAAGGTCCGAAATCCGGATTCCGAATCCACGA ACGTATACTGGCTCGGCATGTTCGTCTTGGAGGTGGTGGCCAACAAGAGGCCAAGGGAAGCTTTGGAAGCAAGCGAAACAGGGTTCATAGATTGGGTGAGGCTGAAGTGTCCTGCACAGATCAAGAAGGTGGTGGATGAGAAGATGAAGAAGCTCACTGCGGCTTCTTTCGAGCAAATCAAGCAGGTCACCGCCATCGCCTTGGAGTGCACCGACGTATCAGCCGAGGGATCGCCGACCATGAAGCACGCCTCGAGGATGCTTCGTAGAGCTTGTGTACCGAGCTCGGCGCAGGCCGTTCatggccatcatcatcatcaccaccatcatcatcaacAGGCATGA